A region of Planococcus sp. MSAK28401 DNA encodes the following proteins:
- a CDS encoding ATP-dependent Clp protease ATP-binding subunit: MVQFQNPNEQQKSPLEQFGRNLVEQAQSGKMDPVIGRDQEIRNVIRILSRKTKNNPVLIGEPGVGKTAIVEGLAQRIVRNDVPEGLKDRVIYELDMSALIAGAKYRGEFEERLKSVLKQVKDSEGQIILFIDEIHTIVGAGKTEGAMDAGNMLKPMLARGELYCIGATTLDEYRMHIEKDAALERRFQQVMVREPSVEDAVSILRGLKERFELHHGVRIHDRAIVAAATMSDRYITERFLPDKAIDLIDEACAMIRTEIDSMPQELDEVTRRLMQLEIEEQALRKEKDEASKTRLAALREEIDELKSSSEGMQQQWNEEKQSLQKIQAKREQLDQYRRQLEDAENKYDLNTAAMLQHGKIPELEKELSAMEVELAGDGGERLLREEVTEEEIAGIVARWTGIPVTKLVEGEREKLLRLGDTLKERVIGQDRAVELVTEAVWRARAGIKDEQKPIGSFIFLGPTGVGKTELAKSLAANLFDSEDHFIRIDMSEYMEKHSVSRLVGAPPGYIGYEEGGQLTEAVRRNPYSVVLLDEIEKAHPDVANILLQILDDGRITDSQGRLVNFSNTVVIMTSNIGSQHISASSDEHDTEDIVMMELRKHFRPELLNRIDDIVIFHSLANEHFYGIAKKMIGELAARMKQQQISLEVEDSVIDYIIEAGTDPVFGARPLKRFIQREIETRIAKELIKGEVTPGSTMKVSMDDNKQLLITV; encoded by the coding sequence TTGGTTCAATTCCAAAATCCAAACGAACAACAAAAATCGCCATTGGAACAATTCGGACGTAATTTGGTCGAACAAGCACAGTCCGGCAAGATGGATCCGGTCATCGGCCGCGATCAGGAAATCCGCAATGTCATCCGGATTCTTTCCAGAAAGACAAAGAATAATCCGGTATTAATCGGTGAACCCGGCGTCGGGAAAACTGCAATCGTCGAAGGGCTCGCACAGCGCATCGTCCGCAATGATGTACCGGAAGGCTTGAAGGACCGTGTCATTTATGAACTGGATATGAGTGCATTGATTGCAGGCGCAAAATACCGGGGGGAATTCGAGGAACGGCTGAAAAGCGTATTGAAGCAAGTGAAAGACAGTGAAGGGCAAATTATCCTATTTATCGACGAGATCCATACAATCGTCGGCGCCGGTAAAACAGAAGGCGCGATGGACGCAGGGAATATGCTCAAACCGATGCTTGCGCGCGGAGAGCTGTATTGCATCGGGGCGACTACACTCGATGAATACCGCATGCACATCGAAAAGGATGCAGCACTTGAACGGCGCTTCCAGCAAGTAATGGTGCGCGAGCCTTCTGTCGAAGATGCGGTATCGATTCTCCGTGGATTGAAAGAGCGATTCGAACTTCACCACGGCGTGCGAATCCATGACCGGGCGATCGTTGCAGCGGCTACGATGTCTGACCGGTACATCACAGAGCGTTTCCTGCCGGACAAGGCAATTGACTTGATCGATGAAGCGTGTGCGATGATCCGGACAGAGATCGATTCGATGCCGCAGGAACTCGACGAAGTGACGCGGAGGCTCATGCAGCTTGAAATTGAAGAGCAGGCGCTGCGGAAAGAAAAAGACGAAGCGAGCAAAACACGCCTCGCTGCGCTGCGCGAAGAGATCGACGAGCTGAAGTCTTCTTCTGAAGGCATGCAGCAGCAATGGAACGAAGAAAAGCAATCGCTTCAGAAAATCCAGGCCAAGCGCGAACAATTGGATCAATACCGCCGCCAACTGGAAGATGCGGAAAATAAATATGACTTAAATACAGCAGCGATGTTGCAACACGGAAAAATTCCAGAGCTTGAAAAAGAGCTGAGCGCCATGGAAGTCGAACTTGCCGGAGATGGCGGGGAACGTTTACTGCGCGAGGAAGTGACCGAAGAAGAAATTGCCGGCATTGTCGCCCGATGGACGGGGATTCCGGTAACGAAATTGGTCGAAGGCGAACGCGAAAAACTATTGCGCCTCGGGGATACGTTGAAAGAGCGTGTAATTGGCCAGGACAGAGCGGTCGAACTGGTGACAGAAGCCGTATGGCGAGCACGTGCCGGCATCAAGGATGAACAAAAGCCGATCGGCTCGTTCATTTTCCTCGGTCCAACGGGTGTTGGGAAAACGGAGCTTGCGAAATCGCTGGCAGCGAATTTATTCGATTCGGAAGACCATTTCATCCGCATCGACATGTCCGAGTACATGGAAAAGCATAGCGTGTCGCGTCTTGTCGGGGCACCTCCGGGTTATATCGGTTACGAGGAAGGCGGCCAATTGACAGAAGCGGTTCGCCGCAATCCATATTCCGTCGTATTGCTGGATGAGATCGAGAAAGCCCATCCAGATGTCGCCAATATCCTTTTGCAGATTCTGGACGACGGGCGCATCACGGACAGCCAAGGGCGTCTCGTGAACTTCTCCAATACCGTCGTCATCATGACATCGAATATCGGTTCCCAGCATATCAGCGCAAGCAGTGACGAACACGATACAGAAGACATCGTCATGATGGAACTGCGCAAGCATTTCCGGCCGGAGCTGTTGAACCGCATTGACGATATCGTCATTTTCCACTCTCTGGCGAATGAGCATTTCTATGGCATCGCCAAGAAAATGATCGGGGAATTGGCCGCTCGGATGAAACAACAGCAAATTTCCTTGGAAGTCGAGGATTCGGTCATCGACTACATCATTGAAGCGGGAACCGACCCGGTTTTCGGTGCGCGCCCGCTGAAACGCTTTATCCAGCGTGAAATCGAAACACGCATCGCCAAGGAATTGATCAAGGGAGAGGTCACGCCAGGCTCCACAATGAAAGTCTCGATGGACGACAATAAACAATTGCTTATCACTGTATAA
- a CDS encoding metal-sulfur cluster assembly factor gives MEQETKDYLLGALENVIDPELGVDIVNLGLVYDVELSEDGFCVVTMTLTSMGCPMGPQIVQMVKTSLYELPEVEEVDVKIVWQPVWSKDHMSRYAKMALGVR, from the coding sequence ATGGAACAAGAAACAAAAGATTATCTATTAGGCGCACTCGAAAATGTCATCGACCCAGAACTAGGTGTTGACATTGTCAATTTGGGCCTTGTATATGATGTAGAATTATCCGAAGATGGTTTCTGCGTAGTCACCATGACACTCACTTCAATGGGATGTCCAATGGGGCCGCAAATTGTCCAGATGGTTAAAACATCCTTGTATGAATTGCCGGAAGTTGAAGAAGTCGATGTAAAAATCGTCTGGCAGCCTGTCTGGAGCAAAGACCATATGTCACGCTACGCTAAAATGGCGCTCGGCGTTCGATAA
- a CDS encoding Cof-type HAD-IIB family hydrolase — protein sequence MKQHLIVLDLDGTLLTDQKVISAKTKTILNQAKQAGHQVMIATGRPYRASEIYYRELGLTTPIVNFNGAFVHHPNDERWGLHHSPIGLDVVHEVVESMHDFDFHNIVAEVMDDVYVHHHDEKLMDIFSFGDPSITTGDLRNYLKTDPTSMLIHAPYEKVHAIHDHLSEVHAEVIDHRRWGAPWHVIEIVRSGMNKAVGIDRVSKSLGISKEHIIAFGDEDNDLEMLDFAGVGVAMGNAIEPLKNIANEITLTNNEDGIAELLMDRLKLKL from the coding sequence ATGAAACAACATTTAATCGTACTCGACTTGGACGGGACATTATTGACCGACCAAAAAGTCATTTCAGCTAAAACCAAAACAATTTTAAATCAAGCGAAACAAGCTGGCCACCAAGTGATGATCGCTACGGGTCGGCCATACCGTGCGAGTGAAATCTACTACCGTGAACTCGGCCTCACTACGCCGATCGTCAATTTCAACGGAGCTTTTGTCCACCACCCGAACGATGAACGCTGGGGACTTCATCACAGCCCGATCGGCTTGGATGTCGTACACGAAGTCGTGGAGTCCATGCACGATTTCGATTTCCACAACATCGTAGCGGAAGTGATGGATGATGTCTATGTCCACCACCATGATGAGAAACTGATGGACATTTTTAGCTTCGGTGACCCGAGCATCACGACAGGGGACCTGCGCAATTACTTAAAAACGGATCCGACGTCGATGCTCATTCATGCACCGTACGAGAAAGTCCACGCCATCCATGACCATTTGTCAGAAGTGCACGCGGAAGTCATTGACCACCGACGCTGGGGCGCACCTTGGCACGTCATTGAAATCGTTCGCTCAGGCATGAACAAAGCTGTCGGCATCGACCGCGTCTCAAAATCACTGGGTATTTCAAAAGAGCATATCATCGCATTCGGTGACGAAGACAATGATTTGGAAATGCTCGATTTTGCAGGCGTCGGTGTCGCCATGGGCAATGCCATTGAACCTTTGAAAAATATCGCCAACGAAATCACCTTGACCAATAATGAAGACGGCATCGCAGAATTGCTGATGGACCGCTTGAAACTGAAACTCTAA
- a CDS encoding CoA-disulfide reductase, with the protein MKKVIIVGAVAGGATAASQLRFYDKDMAITVYDRDSTMSYAACGTPYVIGEVIKDETSLLMADPEQFQQKRNVDVRLEHEVLEIHRSEKKIRVRNLKNGEEFDDSYDVLILSPGGSAIMPEIEGSQKSRVFTLRSYRDMQAIHSYIQHEKPSRCVISGAGFIGLEMAENLKHLGLEVDIVHKSSAILSILDEDLSQMLHAELEKNGVQVLTDTVIEKIDDRNVHLSNGKSLETDFVIMSIGLKPNTELAENAGLSIGETGGIRTNDFMQTDDESIYAIGDASENFDFITGDPKRVPLAWPAHRQAFLVAQHITGNPIAKKGLLGTSALKVFDLDAAMTGLTETAIKEKGLIAKKVIHTGNSNAGYYPDHEKLTLKVHYNPETRQILGAQCVGGKGVDKRIDVIATAIYGGLTVDDLQALELCYAPPFSSPKDPVNMIGYKAFD; encoded by the coding sequence ATGAAAAAAGTGATTATAGTCGGCGCAGTGGCCGGGGGTGCAACTGCCGCAAGCCAACTCCGTTTTTATGATAAGGATATGGCTATTACGGTATATGACAGGGATTCGACGATGTCTTATGCCGCTTGTGGAACGCCGTATGTAATTGGCGAGGTCATTAAAGACGAAACTTCGCTCCTGATGGCCGACCCGGAACAGTTCCAGCAAAAACGAAATGTCGATGTCAGGCTCGAACACGAAGTTTTGGAAATCCACCGTTCCGAGAAAAAAATTCGCGTCCGCAATTTGAAAAACGGTGAGGAATTCGATGATTCCTATGACGTGTTGATTTTGTCTCCCGGCGGCAGCGCCATCATGCCGGAAATTGAAGGCTCACAGAAGAGCCGCGTTTTTACGCTGCGCAGTTATAGGGATATGCAAGCCATCCATTCCTATATCCAGCATGAAAAGCCTTCGCGTTGTGTCATTTCAGGTGCTGGATTTATCGGACTTGAAATGGCAGAGAACCTCAAGCATCTCGGCCTGGAAGTCGATATCGTCCATAAGTCGAGCGCCATCCTATCGATTTTAGACGAGGACCTGTCACAGATGTTGCATGCCGAACTGGAGAAAAATGGCGTCCAAGTCCTCACTGACACCGTCATCGAAAAGATTGATGATCGAAACGTCCATTTATCCAATGGAAAGAGTCTGGAAACCGATTTTGTCATCATGAGCATCGGCTTGAAACCGAATACCGAACTCGCTGAAAACGCCGGGCTCAGCATCGGTGAAACCGGAGGAATCCGGACCAATGACTTCATGCAGACCGACGATGAATCAATCTACGCCATTGGAGACGCGTCGGAGAATTTCGATTTTATTACCGGAGACCCAAAACGCGTCCCGCTCGCTTGGCCTGCGCACCGCCAAGCTTTTCTCGTCGCGCAGCATATTACCGGCAACCCGATTGCGAAAAAAGGGCTGCTCGGCACTTCTGCCTTGAAAGTTTTCGATTTGGATGCAGCGATGACTGGGCTGACAGAAACAGCAATCAAAGAAAAAGGACTCATCGCAAAAAAAGTTATCCATACCGGAAACTCGAACGCGGGTTATTATCCGGATCATGAAAAACTGACCTTAAAAGTCCATTATAACCCCGAAACTAGACAGATTTTAGGCGCACAATGTGTTGGAGGAAAAGGCGTCGACAAGCGTATCGATGTAATAGCAACCGCAATTTATGGAGGATTGACCGTCGATGATTTGCAAGCGCTTGAACTCTGTTACGCTCCTCCCTTTTCTTCACCAAAAGATCCCGTCAACATGATCGGCTATAAAGCATTCGACTGA
- a CDS encoding beta-ketoacyl-ACP synthase III translates to MNAGIIGTGRCLPEDKLTNFDLEQRMDTSDEWIRTMTGIEERRIANDEQDTSDMARVAAQKAIADAGIDPADIGLILVATVTPDRPFPSVSCDIQQQIGAVNAAAMDISAACAGFMYGVITAKQFIESDTYRYVLVVGVEKLSKITNWEDRNTAVLFGDGAGAAVIGKVSEGRGILSFELGADGSGGEHLYQDKHLVMNGREVFKFAVRQMGESAINVIEKAGLDKEDVDFLIPHQANIRIMESSRARLDLPVEKMSKTIQKYGNTSAASIPISLVEDLEEGRIKDDDVVVMVGFGGGLTWGAIAMKWGK, encoded by the coding sequence ATGAATGCTGGAATCATCGGTACCGGCAGATGCCTGCCGGAAGATAAATTGACCAATTTTGATTTAGAGCAGCGCATGGACACCTCGGATGAATGGATCCGGACCATGACCGGGATTGAAGAACGCCGGATCGCAAACGATGAACAAGATACATCGGATATGGCACGGGTCGCGGCACAAAAGGCGATTGCGGATGCCGGCATCGATCCAGCGGACATCGGATTGATCTTGGTGGCGACAGTTACGCCAGACCGTCCGTTTCCGTCTGTTTCCTGCGATATCCAGCAACAGATCGGCGCTGTGAATGCGGCCGCTATGGATATCTCTGCAGCATGTGCTGGATTCATGTACGGCGTTATTACAGCGAAACAATTTATCGAGTCGGATACGTATCGCTACGTCTTAGTAGTTGGTGTTGAGAAACTCTCGAAAATCACCAACTGGGAAGACCGCAATACAGCTGTCCTATTCGGCGACGGGGCCGGCGCTGCCGTGATCGGCAAAGTGTCGGAAGGACGCGGGATTTTATCGTTCGAACTCGGTGCGGACGGCTCAGGCGGGGAACATTTGTATCAAGACAAGCATTTGGTGATGAATGGCCGTGAAGTATTCAAATTTGCGGTGCGCCAAATGGGCGAATCCGCCATCAACGTCATCGAAAAAGCAGGATTGGATAAAGAGGATGTCGATTTTCTTATACCGCATCAGGCGAATATCCGGATCATGGAATCATCCCGGGCTCGTCTTGATCTGCCGGTAGAGAAAATGTCGAAGACTATACAAAAATACGGAAACACTTCAGCTGCGTCGATTCCGATCTCCCTTGTGGAAGATTTAGAGGAAGGCCGTATTAAAGACGATGATGTCGTCGTCATGGTCGGCTTCGGGGGCGGATTGACTTGGGGCGCCATTGCTATGAAGTGGGGGAAATAA
- a CDS encoding ABC transporter ATP-binding protein has protein sequence MTAYGSKAITPLLRVKNLQTGFKIDGDYYNAVEDVSFDVLPKQIVGVVGESGCGKSVMSLSIMQLLPNGIGKIRGGEIEFEGQGISTFSDKQMNSIRGKDISMIFQEPMTSLNPVFTIGYQIEEVILNHEKLTKKEARLRSVALLKQVGIPRAEQIVTEYPHQLSGGMRQRVMIAMAIACQPKLLIADEPTTALDVTVQAQILELLKGIQEANDMSIILITHDLGVVAEICDEVLVMYAGKIVERAFVEELFSHPKHPYTELLMKAIPKMDEDVEELATIEGLVPSVINMPQVGCRFANRCPKAMAECLTVTPQLAEVADRHEAACLLYEESWPTDGKREREGVAAL, from the coding sequence ATGACAGCTTATGGATCAAAAGCGATTACACCGCTCTTGCGGGTCAAAAATCTCCAAACGGGCTTCAAGATAGATGGGGATTATTACAATGCAGTTGAGGATGTCAGTTTCGATGTGCTACCTAAGCAAATCGTAGGAGTGGTAGGCGAATCGGGCTGTGGCAAAAGTGTCATGTCGCTCTCCATTATGCAATTGCTGCCAAACGGCATCGGAAAGATTCGCGGCGGCGAAATCGAATTCGAAGGACAAGGCATTTCCACTTTTTCAGACAAGCAGATGAACAGCATTCGTGGAAAAGACATCTCAATGATTTTCCAGGAACCGATGACTTCACTTAATCCGGTATTCACGATCGGCTATCAAATAGAAGAAGTGATCTTGAACCATGAGAAGCTGACGAAAAAAGAAGCACGGCTGCGGTCGGTCGCTTTGTTAAAGCAAGTCGGAATCCCGCGTGCTGAACAGATCGTGACGGAATATCCCCACCAATTATCCGGAGGGATGCGCCAGCGGGTCATGATTGCCATGGCCATTGCCTGCCAGCCGAAGTTGTTGATCGCCGATGAACCTACGACAGCTTTGGATGTAACAGTCCAAGCCCAAATCCTCGAATTGTTGAAAGGAATACAGGAAGCAAATGACATGTCGATCATCCTCATTACACACGATTTGGGCGTAGTAGCTGAAATCTGTGATGAAGTATTGGTCATGTATGCGGGCAAAATCGTGGAGCGCGCATTTGTCGAAGAGTTGTTCAGCCACCCCAAACACCCGTATACCGAATTATTAATGAAAGCGATACCGAAAATGGATGAAGATGTCGAAGAGCTCGCGACGATTGAAGGGCTGGTTCCGTCCGTCATCAATATGCCACAAGTCGGCTGCCGCTTTGCGAATCGCTGCCCGAAGGCGATGGCAGAATGCCTGACGGTGACACCGCAACTTGCGGAAGTCGCCGATCGCCATGAAGCTGCCTGTCTATTATATGAAGAAAGCTGGCCTACCGATGGAAAAAGAGAACGAGAAGGAGTCGCCGCATTATGA
- a CDS encoding DegV family protein, with product MRLFADSASDLPKAFFEQEQVVLFPLRVHIGEDEYEDIRTIDSMKVYDTIRSGVHPKTSQASPEEMLKAFEQLAKDGEQGFYIAFSSELSGTYSTAVMVADQVREEYPDLNLTIVDSKAASLGYGLLVKEAVKLRNAGENHEAIIQKVRFKADHLESLFTVEDLDYMAKGGRISKGSAFVGGLLNIKPLLHVEDGKLVPIEKLRGRKKVIKRMVELMKERGSNLDQQVIAISHADDLEFANTLKSEIEAAYNPKEIEIHMIGSVIGAHTGPGTLALFFFNKTD from the coding sequence ATGAGATTATTTGCAGATAGCGCATCTGATTTACCAAAAGCTTTTTTTGAGCAGGAACAAGTCGTCCTGTTTCCTTTGCGCGTCCATATCGGAGAGGACGAATATGAAGATATCCGGACCATCGACTCCATGAAAGTTTATGATACCATCCGTTCCGGCGTCCACCCGAAAACGTCTCAAGCTTCTCCGGAAGAAATGCTCAAGGCATTTGAACAATTAGCAAAAGATGGAGAACAGGGATTTTACATTGCTTTTTCCTCGGAGTTGTCTGGAACTTATTCCACTGCGGTGATGGTGGCAGATCAAGTGCGCGAAGAATACCCGGATTTGAATTTGACGATCGTCGATTCCAAAGCGGCTTCACTTGGCTATGGCCTGCTTGTTAAAGAAGCCGTGAAATTGCGCAATGCCGGTGAAAACCACGAGGCGATCATCCAAAAAGTGCGTTTCAAGGCCGACCATCTCGAAAGCCTGTTCACGGTTGAAGATTTGGATTACATGGCAAAAGGCGGCCGTATTTCAAAAGGCAGCGCATTTGTCGGCGGCTTATTGAATATCAAACCTTTGCTTCATGTCGAAGATGGTAAGCTCGTGCCGATCGAGAAATTACGCGGGCGCAAAAAAGTCATTAAGCGGATGGTTGAACTGATGAAAGAGCGCGGAAGCAATTTGGACCAGCAAGTGATTGCCATCAGCCATGCCGATGACCTGGAGTTCGCCAACACCTTGAAAAGCGAAATCGAAGCTGCTTACAATCCGAAAGAAATCGAAATCCACATGATCGGTTCGGTGATCGGCGCTCATACAGGACCGGGCACGCTCGCCTTGTTCTTCTTTAATAAAACCGATTGA
- a CDS encoding DUF2929 family protein, with translation MQYIGTLFWSVLIISMLNYVVSAVQNVPFEFMIGIFMAVAVTVLVIVMDAIIPKEAAKEY, from the coding sequence ATGCAATATATCGGAACACTTTTCTGGTCTGTCCTTATTATTTCAATGTTGAACTATGTAGTAAGTGCCGTACAAAACGTGCCATTCGAATTCATGATCGGTATTTTCATGGCAGTGGCAGTCACTGTATTGGTCATCGTGATGGATGCCATCATCCCTAAAGAAGCAGCGAAAGAATATTAA
- a CDS encoding alpha/beta fold hydrolase, which translates to MKVANELWGNIPILHITPESHEGGPLPTVIFLHGHTSAKEHNLHYAWQWAKKGVRVILPDALLHGERDQSLDEVQISLRFWEIVLTSIEELGFIHEELHKRQLTSGEPAVGGTSMGGITTLGALTAYPWIKAAAVMMGSGNYVELAKAQMRQYESRGFDLPLTDEEREGMLQALSRFDSSLNRPSFGGRPVFFWHGVKDPTVPFEPTNRLFHALQQDYAAYPERLAFMKETEAAHAVSRKGMLAATAWIADRLSE; encoded by the coding sequence ATGAAAGTAGCAAACGAATTATGGGGAAACATCCCGATCTTACATATAACACCTGAAAGCCATGAAGGCGGCCCGTTGCCGACTGTCATCTTTCTGCACGGGCACACAAGTGCCAAAGAACATAATTTACATTATGCTTGGCAATGGGCTAAAAAAGGGGTTCGTGTCATCTTGCCGGATGCGCTGCTTCACGGGGAGCGGGATCAATCGCTCGATGAAGTCCAGATCAGCCTGCGCTTTTGGGAAATCGTCTTGACGTCCATCGAAGAACTCGGATTCATACACGAAGAATTGCACAAACGCCAATTGACCAGTGGGGAACCGGCTGTCGGAGGTACGTCGATGGGCGGCATCACGACGCTTGGTGCATTGACGGCCTATCCGTGGATTAAAGCGGCAGCTGTCATGATGGGTTCAGGAAATTACGTGGAGCTCGCGAAAGCGCAAATGCGGCAATACGAGTCGCGCGGTTTTGATTTGCCGCTCACTGATGAGGAACGCGAAGGCATGCTTCAGGCACTGTCCCGTTTTGATAGCAGTTTGAACCGGCCATCATTCGGCGGCCGCCCAGTCTTTTTCTGGCACGGGGTGAAAGACCCGACCGTTCCTTTTGAACCGACTAACCGGCTTTTCCATGCCCTGCAGCAGGATTACGCTGCCTATCCTGAACGCCTGGCATTCATGAAAGAAACGGAAGCTGCGCACGCGGTCAGCCGTAAAGGGATGCTCGCGGCGACTGCCTGGATCGCCGACCGCCTAAGTGAATAA
- the fabF gene encoding beta-ketoacyl-ACP synthase II, whose translation MENRRVVITGIGAVTPLGNSAESTWEAVKAGRSGVGPLTRIDADQYPAKVAAELKDFSIEDYIERKEARKMDRFTHYALASSIMAMKDAALELDEKTALRTGVWIGSGIGGMETIENQMDVLNSRGVRRISPFFVPMIIPDMASGQVSIHFGAKAINSCSVTACASGTNSIGDAFKVIQRGDADVMISGGAEAPITRLSVAGFTANTALTTNDDASTASRPFDKNRDGFVIGEGAGIVILEEYEHAKARGAKIYAELIGYGSTGDAHHITAPAPGGEGAARAMQQAIEDAGIEKTDVGYINAHGTSTPYNDLFETMAVKTVFGDHAYKLGMSSTKSMTGHLLGAAGGIEAIFTALALKEGIMPPTINYETADEELDLDYVANEARTAEFSYAMSNSLGFGGHNASLVLKKV comes from the coding sequence ATGGAAAATCGTCGTGTAGTCATTACAGGTATCGGTGCCGTAACACCGCTTGGAAATAGTGCAGAATCTACGTGGGAAGCGGTGAAGGCAGGGCGTTCAGGCGTCGGCCCGTTAACGCGCATCGATGCGGATCAGTATCCGGCGAAAGTTGCCGCTGAATTAAAGGATTTCTCAATCGAAGATTATATTGAGCGTAAAGAAGCGCGCAAGATGGACCGCTTCACCCATTACGCACTCGCATCATCTATCATGGCAATGAAAGATGCAGCACTCGAGCTGGATGAAAAGACCGCTCTGCGCACAGGCGTCTGGATCGGATCAGGAATCGGCGGGATGGAAACGATCGAAAATCAGATGGACGTATTGAACTCCCGTGGAGTTCGACGCATCAGCCCGTTCTTCGTGCCAATGATCATTCCGGACATGGCGTCTGGACAGGTGTCGATCCATTTCGGCGCAAAAGCGATCAATTCCTGCTCGGTAACAGCTTGTGCATCCGGTACGAACTCAATCGGAGATGCCTTTAAAGTCATTCAGCGCGGCGATGCCGATGTCATGATTTCGGGGGGCGCGGAAGCTCCGATCACTCGTCTTTCTGTCGCTGGATTTACGGCCAATACCGCATTGACAACAAATGACGATGCATCGACTGCATCACGTCCATTCGATAAAAATCGAGACGGCTTTGTGATCGGCGAAGGCGCTGGAATCGTCATTCTGGAAGAATACGAACACGCCAAAGCACGCGGCGCGAAAATTTATGCAGAACTCATCGGATACGGTTCGACTGGCGACGCGCATCATATTACAGCTCCAGCCCCAGGCGGTGAAGGAGCAGCACGTGCCATGCAGCAGGCCATCGAAGACGCAGGCATCGAAAAGACCGATGTCGGTTACATCAATGCCCACGGAACGAGCACTCCGTATAACGATTTATTCGAGACAATGGCAGTCAAAACTGTGTTCGGAGACCATGCCTACAAACTTGGCATGAGCTCGACAAAATCCATGACAGGCCATTTGCTTGGAGCAGCTGGCGGAATCGAAGCGATCTTTACGGCATTGGCTTTGAAAGAAGGCATCATGCCGCCTACGATCAATTACGAAACGGCGGATGAAGAATTGGATTTGGATTATGTGGCGAACGAAGCAAGAACTGCGGAATTCTCCTACGCGATGAGCAATTCGCTTGGTTTTGGCGGACATAACGCTTCACTTGTATTGAAAAAAGTTTAA